In the genome of Dunckerocampus dactyliophorus isolate RoL2022-P2 chromosome 6, RoL_Ddac_1.1, whole genome shotgun sequence, one region contains:
- the zgc:112980 gene encoding uncharacterized protein zgc:112980 isoform X3 produces the protein MCTALDNGDIIIFNDDDDVADGNRDVSYSESSVVILETEDVPRKDCALSPSKLDEDVVVTFTRPAELLPHARHDCPIHPFTATDNCITPVSGNQHRCEQCFCYICDKLASTCDQWHVSQVCHCNSHKKSNFWNTLRNCFLLGQLEAFKLILSEMDHKHRHAEMLLQIFKIQLKDNFTLFLQGKSVGDSLVYDYTPMYECVSSFLNKADKEDDRAAAIMRLAAAEAFIQHVQAERVVGSVQKQMVMADFPPCFRQKLQDFYSKLYFSPELKNMRLSLSVRPWDDVLLVSVLKGQNVLGVRTNKGKKDSLLEDMAVILLRVELLLEQERFRELSRYVRAVHTDQPKCFLLLKELIPFFMCLDGDFTALQSTSFLIENGLASRLTPQIFQLYLRMLSTAMAPKWTISQTCELSPFKDKWAPIEGAEPLTCLELVRFALKVHRCCLAVRMNSECWTYLLQIVQGAVASLPEPSLVFLQEAVHTVQNILQNKSSSNIQILPHFVSQFQDQAMLLLVTGALSQIILHPDLSPVIPILCTFQKNQWALRWFWNNLPSSDHRVDIVKKIYQELKNHAEAAKMCFPTNKALFPAAKDWDHRLQLNDLLPLLLSLEGNFPAALNSLFLPGNGPVSHLTPHAFQFYLQMFNTATAARLTCCYMGELCSVLSKWQPINGAVPLTSLELVRFALMVHRCCPAVHLDSESWIHLLKIVSTTRKKGTHLSEPNGVFLQAVSCLHCEFHPVERVQLQHSNPTLLCVGTNRTVPHGGSLLVCIIVYVCV, from the exons ATGTGCACAGCCTTGGATAATGGAGACATCATCATCttcaatgatgatgatgacgttgCAGATGGCAACCGGGACGTATCCTACAGTGAATCTTCAGTTGTCATATTGGAGACTGAAGACGTTCCCAGGAAGG ACTGTGCGTTGTCTCCCAGCAAGCTGGATGAAGACGTAGTTGTCACCTTCACCCGTCCCGCGGAGCTGTTACCGCACGCGCGTCATGATTGCCCCATACACCCTTTCAC AGCTACAGACAACTGTATTACGCCTGTGTCTGGGAACCAGCACCgatgcgagcagtgcttttgcTATATCTGTGACAAGCTGGCATCCACG tgtGACCAATGGCATGTGAGCCAGGTGTGCCACTGCAACAGCCACAAGAAGAGCAACTTCTGGAACACACTCCGAAACTGCTTTCTGTTGGGTCAACTGGAGGCCTTTAAGCTCATCCTGTCCGAAATGGACCACAAACACCGACACGCAG AGATGCTGTTGCAGATCTTCAAAATCCAGCTCAAAGATAACTTCACATTGTTCCTCCAAGGCAAGAGTGTGGGTGACAGCCTTGTTTACGA cTACACCCCCATGTACGAGTGTGTGTCTTCGTTCTTGAACAAAGCGGACAAGGAAGATGACAGAGCTGCGGCCATCATGAGGCTGGCAGCAGCGGAGGCGTTTATTCAACACGTCCAAGCCGAACG gGTGGTAGGGTCGGTGCAGAAGCAGATGGTGATGGCTGATTTCCCACCATGTTTCAGACAGAAACTGCAGGATTTTTACAGCAAGTTGTACTTCTCTCCTGAGCTGAAGAACATGAggttgag CCTGAGCGTGCGCCCTTGGGATGACGTCCTGTTAGTATCCGTGTTGAAAGGGCAAAATGTGTTAGGAGTGCGCACCAATAAAGGCAAGAAGGACTCCCTGTTGGAGGACATGGCTGTGATTCTCCTGAGGGTGGAACTACTCCTGGAACAGGAAAG GTTCCGAGAGTTGAGTCGCTATGTAAGAGCCGTGCACACGGATCAGCCCAAATG CTTCCTGTTGCTGAAGGAACTCATCCCTTTCTTCATGTGCTTGGACGGCGACTTCACTGCACTGCAAAGCACTTCCTTTCTGATAGAGAACGGACTCGCCTCTCGCCTCACGCCACAGATCTTCCAGTTGTACCTCCGCATGCTCAGCACGGCCATGGCTCCCAAGTGGACTATCAGCCAGACCTGCGAGCTCTCCCCATTTAAGGACAAGTGGGCTCCAATCGAAG GTGCGGAGCCACTGACATGTTTGGAATTGGTCCGCTTTGCACTCAAGGTACATCGATGCTGCTTGGCTGTCCGCATGAAT TCTGAATGTTGGACCTATCTGCTCCAAATCGTCCAAGGGGCTGTCGCCAGTCTTCCAGAACCCAGTCTGGTGTTCCTGCAA GAAGCTGTCCACACTGTGCAGAACATTCTGCAGAACAAGTCCAGCAGCAACATACAAATCCTGCCTCACTTTGTGTCG cAGTTTCAGGATCAGGCCATGTTGCTTCTGGTCACTGGGGCTTTGAGTCAGATAATCCTTCATCCTGATCTGAGTCCAGTCATCCCCATTCTGTGCACGTTTCAG AAAAACCAGTGGGCTCTCCGCTGGTTTTGGAACAACCTGCCCAGCAGTGACCACCGCGTGGACATCGTAAAGAAGATCTATCAGGAGCTGAAAAACCATGCAG AAGCagctaaaatgtgttttccaaCCAACAAAGCTCTGTTTCCTGCTGCCAAGGACTGGGACCA CCGCCTGCAGCTGAACGACCTCCTCCCTTTGCTTTTGAGCTTGGAAGGCAACTTCCCGGCAGCGCTGAACAGTTTGTTCCTGCCAGGGAACGGACCCGTGTCGCACCTCACACCACACGCCTTCCAGTTTTACCTCCAAATGTTCAACACGGCAACGGCGGCCAGGCTGACTTGTTGTTATATGGGCGAGCTTTGCTCAGTCTTGTCCAAGTGGCAGCCAATCAATG GTGCGGTGCCGCTGACAAGTTTGGAACTGGTGCGCTTTGCACTCATGGTGCATAGATGCTGTCCGGCTGTCCATCTGGAT TCAGAGTCTTGGATCCATCTGCTTAAAATCGTGAGCACAACTCGAAAGAAAGGCACCCATCTTTCAGAACcaaatggagtgtttctgcaagcag TAAGCTGTCTACACTGTGAATTCCATCCTGTGGAGCGAGTCCAACTACAACATTCAAATCCCACCTTACTTTGTGTCGGTACGAACAGGACCGTCCCACACGGAGGGTCCTTGTTGGTGTGTAtaattgtgtatgtgtgtgtttga
- the zgc:112980 gene encoding uncharacterized protein zgc:112980 isoform X5, translating into MDHKHRHAEMLLQIFKIQLKDNFTLFLQGKSVGDSLVYDYTPMYECVSSFLNKADKEDDRAAAIMRLAAAEAFIQHVQAERISASKSPFANVTNAKVVLMQRVVGSVQKQMVMADFPPCFRQKLQDFYSKLYFSPELKNMRLSLSVRPWDDVLLVSVLKGQNVLGVRTNKGKKDSLLEDMAVILLRVELLLEQERFRELSRYVRAVHTDQPKCFLLLKELIPFFMCLDGDFTALQSTSFLIENGLASRLTPQIFQLYLRMLSTAMAPKWTISQTCELSPFKDKWAPIEGAEPLTCLELVRFALKVHRCCLAVRMNSECWTYLLQIVQGAVASLPEPSLVFLQEAVHTVQNILQNKSSSNIQILPHFVSQFQDQAMLLLVTGALSQIILHPDLSPVIPILCTFQKNQWALRWFWNNLPSSDHRVDIVKKIYQELKNHAEAAKMCFPTNKALFPAAKDWDHRLQLNDLLPLLLSLEGNFPAALNSLFLPGNGPVSHLTPHAFQFYLQMFNTATAARLTCCYMGELCSVLSKWQPINGAVPLTSLELVRFALMVHRCCPAVHLDSESWIHLLKIVSTTRKKGTHLSEPNGVFLQAVSCLHCEFHPVERVQLQHSNPTLLCVGTNRTVPHGGSLLVCIIVYVCV; encoded by the exons ATGGACCACAAACACCGACACGCAG AGATGCTGTTGCAGATCTTCAAAATCCAGCTCAAAGATAACTTCACATTGTTCCTCCAAGGCAAGAGTGTGGGTGACAGCCTTGTTTACGA cTACACCCCCATGTACGAGTGTGTGTCTTCGTTCTTGAACAAAGCGGACAAGGAAGATGACAGAGCTGCGGCCATCATGAGGCTGGCAGCAGCGGAGGCGTTTATTCAACACGTCCAAGCCGAACG CATTTCCGCATCTAAATCACCCTTTGCTAATGTCACCAATGCCAAAGTGGTGCTGATGCAAAG gGTGGTAGGGTCGGTGCAGAAGCAGATGGTGATGGCTGATTTCCCACCATGTTTCAGACAGAAACTGCAGGATTTTTACAGCAAGTTGTACTTCTCTCCTGAGCTGAAGAACATGAggttgag CCTGAGCGTGCGCCCTTGGGATGACGTCCTGTTAGTATCCGTGTTGAAAGGGCAAAATGTGTTAGGAGTGCGCACCAATAAAGGCAAGAAGGACTCCCTGTTGGAGGACATGGCTGTGATTCTCCTGAGGGTGGAACTACTCCTGGAACAGGAAAG GTTCCGAGAGTTGAGTCGCTATGTAAGAGCCGTGCACACGGATCAGCCCAAATG CTTCCTGTTGCTGAAGGAACTCATCCCTTTCTTCATGTGCTTGGACGGCGACTTCACTGCACTGCAAAGCACTTCCTTTCTGATAGAGAACGGACTCGCCTCTCGCCTCACGCCACAGATCTTCCAGTTGTACCTCCGCATGCTCAGCACGGCCATGGCTCCCAAGTGGACTATCAGCCAGACCTGCGAGCTCTCCCCATTTAAGGACAAGTGGGCTCCAATCGAAG GTGCGGAGCCACTGACATGTTTGGAATTGGTCCGCTTTGCACTCAAGGTACATCGATGCTGCTTGGCTGTCCGCATGAAT TCTGAATGTTGGACCTATCTGCTCCAAATCGTCCAAGGGGCTGTCGCCAGTCTTCCAGAACCCAGTCTGGTGTTCCTGCAA GAAGCTGTCCACACTGTGCAGAACATTCTGCAGAACAAGTCCAGCAGCAACATACAAATCCTGCCTCACTTTGTGTCG cAGTTTCAGGATCAGGCCATGTTGCTTCTGGTCACTGGGGCTTTGAGTCAGATAATCCTTCATCCTGATCTGAGTCCAGTCATCCCCATTCTGTGCACGTTTCAG AAAAACCAGTGGGCTCTCCGCTGGTTTTGGAACAACCTGCCCAGCAGTGACCACCGCGTGGACATCGTAAAGAAGATCTATCAGGAGCTGAAAAACCATGCAG AAGCagctaaaatgtgttttccaaCCAACAAAGCTCTGTTTCCTGCTGCCAAGGACTGGGACCA CCGCCTGCAGCTGAACGACCTCCTCCCTTTGCTTTTGAGCTTGGAAGGCAACTTCCCGGCAGCGCTGAACAGTTTGTTCCTGCCAGGGAACGGACCCGTGTCGCACCTCACACCACACGCCTTCCAGTTTTACCTCCAAATGTTCAACACGGCAACGGCGGCCAGGCTGACTTGTTGTTATATGGGCGAGCTTTGCTCAGTCTTGTCCAAGTGGCAGCCAATCAATG GTGCGGTGCCGCTGACAAGTTTGGAACTGGTGCGCTTTGCACTCATGGTGCATAGATGCTGTCCGGCTGTCCATCTGGAT TCAGAGTCTTGGATCCATCTGCTTAAAATCGTGAGCACAACTCGAAAGAAAGGCACCCATCTTTCAGAACcaaatggagtgtttctgcaagcag TAAGCTGTCTACACTGTGAATTCCATCCTGTGGAGCGAGTCCAACTACAACATTCAAATCCCACCTTACTTTGTGTCGGTACGAACAGGACCGTCCCACACGGAGGGTCCTTGTTGGTGTGTAtaattgtgtatgtgtgtgtttga